One part of the Dysidea avara chromosome 10, odDysAvar1.4, whole genome shotgun sequence genome encodes these proteins:
- the LOC136236958 gene encoding Fanconi anemia group I protein-like isoform X2, whose protein sequence is MAVTSKRTGLSPMKKKNTPVKNTPVLSPDQVVNKLESCRKANGDFLQVIEDILQDKLESYQTIKTLYTHCIEVLNMHKLTNQCVRDITGKLCIELASVPIRLLVELAELITDCVKWGKASNGRSIEFLPKILSLISMATTVPVRDDQMEGPECKSHLLDSLCSVRWPDSSVIHLAAAFREIVLSDKELRFVIEKILRTLEIVEVSDIAPLVYQLLLLATKGHKVLVLTGVTSFFNNKHQEPLTMSQQEGSMPDLFPTEGTVLLHISQAIKQNQELGKEFVKCLKAGVNCVSAIIMSPFSIALAMSMARMQRFEDQILDLMKSIVTRRLKDHEKWKSSKWIQEVISEVQDIKEVLLDTVRHSSHGWDMATPGLVQLGFYLMEATVKGGTSDGGVADQVCGLGSSMLQMVFKLHRVAQQEILSRLLNKIITGGTTPAVQYYFSLFHSILSSELQVVLDSLHQVKEAVSYLSLLPPPAASGLLQTLQPLVKISPSFRDSLLLVLRKSLFSRQPEARKSALTGYMQLLSSEGVASSVQPNWQLCSSQMPSSSSSSTSEALCYEILGVLRRCLSQQDTVRVALYEGLADIYQNSDNLQEPILTLLMGQFNHYYQPDKDTLPPVELGSCVTVSHGEATRVEPLDYLLQSIQSCVACSLHQSSPEDEMSDFVAHAKRVLNDLLDRMVRCEVDDFEIDQSADYSISHSVGMKNVMRCSIVAGVYETLLEYAFITGEKSMESSQHVLKMFRGYQIVTNILKEKGVIPGGSKKGASSKAHKAPHSMLSLKGLATMLTALLSDELPAHQPGLGLLRESNALRTYLLTTALQAVQTFAASGTTINQASSTSDAIATIGRCFYKLIGGRVLGPQSGQSKKDKGKPLVVMSLEGLSQLLTVMCSKGVDQLCHFLSSLDDVMRDSDQQAIIHHYIRHFQHYINSSVAGEATVLSSKEAQSLVTLIGTLSTKLDSSQRLEQVHSWVKSVCTEWNLENDIHLTKSLLHLMFVTSSRLSPDLPILHQLSQDVHYQLGDIEEDVVVDENKNFSIVTPRTSEGCVLAIIYQQTEQALEVVDWFISHLKAENSLRSLAVVDLTSLREVEGEEPIGMICDRLSQIVSVLHNMVRSADVPSKSRSQELFKCLQKFYGIVEQLTKHHYTLYCQSHLEIGDNFRQLIEQVGSKLSQQVYAYITYKESMEVQAEPQETRGKKKGKGTSKSGPGKSSVKRDLRCIPELIYAIEQFEKELIKLGKKIKENLLSHFKRSTARDFRIDGTTVNAILQGQADDEEGDSGSGGDNPKAKRLKLSIASDSPTD, encoded by the exons ATGGCGGTAACATCAAAAAGGACCGGGCTAAGTccaatgaagaagaaaaacacCCCAGTGAAGAACACCCCTGTATTATCTCCTGATCAG GTTGTTAATAAATTAGAGTCATGCAGGAAGGCCAATGGTGACTTCCTTCAAGTAATTGAGGATATTCTACAAG ATAAGCTGGAGTCATACCAGACCATTAAGACACTGTACACTCACTGTATTGAGGTGCTGAACATGCATAAACTCACCAACCAG TGTGTCAGGGATATTACTGGGAAATTGTGTATTGAA TTGGCTAGTGTACCAATCAGACTCCTTGTTGAGTTAGCTGAGCTGATCACTGATTGTGTGAAGTGGGGAAAGGCATCGAATGGGAG GTCAATTGAGTTTCTTCCTAAAATACTATCACTGATCTCCATGGCAACCACTGTGCCTGTTAGAG ATGATCAGATGGAGGGTCCAGAGTGCAAGAGTCACTTGTTGGACTCTTTGTGTAGTGTGAG GTGGCCGGACAGCAGCGTGATTCATTTGGCTGCTGCCTTCAG GGAGATTGTGTTGTCTGATAAAGAGCTGAGGTTTGTGATTGAGAAGATTTTGAG GACTCTTGAGATAGTGGAAGTGTCAGACATTGCTCCTTTGGTTTACCAGCTGCTACTCTTAGCAACCAAG GGACACAAGGTGCTAGTCCTGACTGGAGTGACCTCATTCTTCAATAACAAACACCAGGAACCTCTCACCATGAGTCAACAAGAAGG GTCGATGCCGGACTTATTTCCCACAGAGGGGACAGTGCTACTACACATCAGTCAGGCTATTAAACAGAACCAG GAATTAGGCAAGGAGTTTGTAAAGTGTCTGAAG GCTGGTGTGAACTGTGTCAGTGCTATAATTATGTCTCCATTCTCCATTGCTCTGGCCATGTCTATGGCCCGCATGCAGCGATTTGAGGACCAG ATTCTTGATCTCATGAAGTCAATTGTCACTCGTAGGCTGAAGGATCACGAAAAGTGGAAAAGCTCCAAATGGATACAAG AAGTCATCTCTGAGGTGCAGGACATCAAAGAAGTGTTGCTAGATACTGTACGACACAG TTCTCATGGATGGGACATGGCCACTCCAGGTCTAGTACAACTTGGTTTCTATCTCATGGAGGCCACTGTAAAGGGTGGCACATCAG ATGGGGGTGTGGCTGATCAGGTGTGTGGGCTGGGTTCCAGCATGCTGCAGATGGTGTTCAAGCTACACAGAGTGGCCCAGCAGGAGATCCTCAGTAGACTACTCAACAAGATCATCACAGGAGGAACCACACCTGCTGTACAATACTACTTCA GTTTGTTCCACTCCATACTGTCATCAGAGTTACAAGTTgtgctggactctctacatcaG GTAAAGGAGGCTGTTAGTTACCTGTCGTTACTACCCCCACCAGCTGCCAGTGGACTACTACAAACATTGCAG CCACTGGTGAAGATTAGCCCATCATTCAGGGATTCTCTACTACTGGTGTTGAGGAAGTCATTATTCTCAAG ACAGCCTGAGGCTAGGAAGTCAGCCCTGACTGGTTACATGCAGTTGTTGAGCTCAGAGGGTGTGGCTAGCTCTGTGCAACCTAACTGGCAATTGTGCAGCAGTCAG ATgccatcatcgtcatcatcatcaaccAGTGAGGCACTTTGTTATGAGATACTAGGGGTGCTGAGGAGGTGTTTGTCTCAACAAGACACTGTCAGGGTGGCTCTCTATGAG GGACTCGCTGATATCTACCAGAATAGTGATAACCTGCAGGAACCCATATTGACCTTGTTGATGGGTCAG TTCAACCACTACTATCAGCCAGACAAGGACACACTACCCCCAGTGGAGTTGGGCTCGTGTGTCACTGTGTCACATGGAGAAGCTACCAGGGTGGAGCCCCTG GATTATCTGCTGCAAAGTATCCAATCGTGTGTGGCCTGTTCTTTACATCAGAGCTCGCCGGAGGATGAAA TGTCAGATTTTGTGGCACATGCCAAACGAGTCCTTAATGATCTGTTGGACAGGATGGTCAGGTGTGAAGTAGATGACTTTGAAATT GACCAGTCCGCTGATTATTCTATTAGTCACAGTGTTGGAATGAAGAATGTGATGAGGTGTAGTATTGTAGCTGGAGTGTATGAAACTCTGCTGGAGTATGCTTTCATCACAGGAGAGAAAAG TATGGAATCATCGCAACATGTTTTGAAGATGTTTAGAGGCTACCAGATTGTGACAAATATACTTAAGGAAAAGGGAGTCATTCCTGGAG GTTCAAAGAAAGGTGCATCATCTAAAGCACACAAGGCTCCTCACTCAATGTTGTCACTCAAAGGATTAGCTACCATGTTAACAGCATTACTAAG TGATGAGTTACCAGCCCACCAACCAGGACTGGGGTTGTTAAGAGAGAGTAATGCACTTCGTACCTACTTACTGACTACAGCACTACAGGCTGTCCAGACA TTTGCGGCCAGTGGGACAACCATTAATCAGGCTTCATCAACCAGTGATGCTATAGCAACCATTGGGAG ATGTTTCTACAAGCTGATAGGAGGTCGTGTGTTAGGCCCCCAATCTGGTCAGAGTAAGAAGGACAAG GGAAAGCCTCTGGTTGTAATGAGCCTGGAGGGACTGTCCCAGCTGTTGACGGTTATGTGCTCTAAGGGTGTGGACCAGTTATGTCACTTCCTGTCTTCCCTTGATGATGTCATGAGAGATAGTGACCAACAGGCTATCATACATCACTATATTAGGCACTTCCAG CACTACATCAACAGTTCAGTGGCAGGGGAGGCTACAGTACTGAGCAGTAAAGAGGCACAGTCACTGGTTACTCTGATAGGAACACTGTCTACTAAACTGGACTCTTCCCAAAGA CTTGAACAGGTGCATAGCTGGGTGAAGAGTGTCTGCACAGAATGGAATCTGG AGAATGACATCCACCTTACCAAATCACTACTTCACCTCATGTTTGTTACTTCATCACGATTATCACCTGATCTCCCTATA CTACATCAACTATCACAAGATGTCCACTATCAACTGGGAGACATTGAAGAG GATGTTGTGGTTGATGAGAATAAAAACTTCAGTATTGTGACACCTCGGACATCAGAGGGGTGTGTTCTG GCAATTATTTACCAACAAACTGAGCAAGCATTGGAGGTTGTCGATTGGTTTATTTCTCACCTCAAGGCAGAGAATTCACTACGTAGTCTCGCAGTAGTGG ACTTGACATCTCTACGAGAGGTGGAAGGGGAGGAACCCATAGGAATGATATGTGATCGTCTAAGTCAGATAGTCAGTGTCCTACACAACATGGTGAGATCTGCTGATGTCCCCAGTAAGAGCAGATCACAAGAATTGTTCAAGTGTCTTCAGAAATTCTACGGCATTGTTGAACAGCTAACAAAGCAT CATTACACTTTGTACTGTCAGAGCCATCTGGAAATAGGGGACAACTTCAGACAACTG ATTGAACAAGTTGGCAGTAAACTGTCTCAACAAGTGTACGCCTATATCACTTATAAGGAG AGCATGGAAGTACAAGCAGAACCACAAGAAACCAGGGGAAAGAAGAAAGGAAAAGGAACATCAAAAAGTGGCCCTGGAAAG TCTAGTGTAAAGCGAGACCTGCGGTGTATTCCAGAGCTAATCTATGCCATTGAGCAGTTTGAGAAGGAACTAATCAAGTTGGGAAAGAAGATAAAG GAGAATCTGTTAAGCCATTTCAAGAGAAGCACTGCACGTGACTTCAGGATAGATGGTACTACAGTCAATGCCATCCTGCAGGGCCAAGCTGATGATGAG GAAGGAGATAGTGGCAGTGGAGGGGACAACCCTAAGGCTAAGAGGTTAAAACTAAGTATAGCATCTGATTCACCAACTGATTAA
- the LOC136269096 gene encoding uncharacterized protein: MILLCSFVALFVGSINAQSKTNPLDRKVLDYIYNANDDRTHKLYNWTNWRNSSGTSDPCTDNWHGITCVKNQSVYYVSGINLPSHGLWSLPDEITEMKHLRTLVIAANYIGSSDFPEGIFAIQTLEYFDASYMHSFNISLPRELSLPNLQQLHASKSKITGLLPITWNTPKLENILLDGNNLEGYLPDGIGKIAGLKELKLQENRLTGNFPQSYGNLHQLVNLSLVQSSHTLCPGIPDTWQAMFSLEYASICVFGHLPDFIGENWQQLKTFRITGSSYEGNITASLCKLTQLQHLDLSNNHFTGIIPECLFSMSSLVYLDLSYNQLSGAIPEAIGTTANIIERLLLSHNRLNSTLPRSIGKLTSIVYLELENNLLTGAIPTEFDELRNIGHPVIMVLRYNMLSSFEDGLEYFFRDIQGNYYENPFECPLPTYIREATCSLCNSGTKHNSCEECVSASGCGWCSYGPNCVEGTHQGPVNQYSCPEDWSFGTCHR, translated from the coding sequence ATGATCTTACTTTGTTCCTTCGTTGCGTTATTTGTGGGTAGCATTAACGCGCAAAGTAAAACTAATCCCCTGGATAGGAAAGTACTAGATTATATCTACAACGCTAACGATGACAGAACTCATAAACTCTACAACTGGACGAACTGGAGAAACAGCAGTGGCACTAGTGATCCATGTACAGACAACTGGCATGGAATAACCTGTGTAAAGAACCAATCCGTTTACTACGTATCCGGAATAAATTTACCTTCACATGGGCTATGGAGCCTGCCAGATGAGATCACCGAAATGAAACATCTTCGGACGCTGGTGATAGCGGCAAACTACATCGGTTCAAGTGACTTCCCAGAAGGTATTTTTGCAATCCAGACACTAGAGTACTTTGATGCTAGTTATATGCACTCATTTAACATCAGTTTACCAAGAGAATTAAGTCTGCCAAACCTACAACAACTGCATGCTTCCAAAAGCAAGATTACTGGATTATTGCCGATCACTTGGAACACCCCAAAACTGGAGAATATATTGTTAGATGGAAATAATTTGGAAGGTTACCTACCTGATGGTATCGGGAAGATTGCCGGTCTGAAAGAATTAAAATTACAAGAGAATCGACTAACTGGGAATTTCCCTCAAAGTTATGGGAACCTTCATCAATTGGTTAACTTGTCTCTTGTTCAATCATCACATACTCTGTGTCCTGGTATTCCAGATACTTGGCAGGCTATGTTCTCACTTGAATATGCATCTATATGTGTGTTTGGACACCTTCCTGATTTCATTGGTGAGAATTGGCAACAATTAAAGACGTTTAGAATAACAGGTAGTTCTTATGAGGGTAACATAACTGCTTCTCTTTGTAAGCTTACCCAACTTCAACACCTTGATTTATCTAATAATCACTTTACTGGCATTATTCCTGAATGCCTCTTTTCAATGTCCAGTCTTGTTTATCTGGATCTGTCCTATAATCAGCTGAGTGGAGCAATACCGGAGGCAATTGGAACAACGGCAAACATTATTGAAAGGCTCTTGCTATCTCATAATCGGCTTAATAGCACGCTTCCTCGAAGTATAGGAAAACTGACTAGCATTGTTTACCTTGAATTGGAAAACAATTTGCTGACTGGTGCTATACCTACCGAGTTTGATGAACTACGAAACATTGGCCATCCTGTTATAATGGTCCTCCGATACAACATGTTGTCATCATTTGAAGATGGATTGGAATACTTCTTCAGAGACATTCAGGGCAATTATTATGAAAATCCATTTGAGTGTCCTCTCCCAACATACATCCGTGAGGCAACCTGCTCACTCTGCAATAGTGGAACTAAACATAATAGTTGTGAAGAATGTGTTAGTGCCTCTGGTTGTGGTTGGTGTTCTTATGGTCCAAATTGTGTGGAAGGTACACACCAAGGTCCAGTGAATCAGTACAGTTGTCCTGAGGACTGGAGCTTTGGAACTTGTCATCGTTAA
- the LOC136236958 gene encoding Fanconi anemia group I protein-like isoform X1, whose protein sequence is MAVTSKRTGLSPMKKKNTPVKNTPVLSPDQVVNKLESCRKANGDFLQVIEDILQGNPADKLESYQTIKTLYTHCIEVLNMHKLTNQCVRDITGKLCIELASVPIRLLVELAELITDCVKWGKASNGRSIEFLPKILSLISMATTVPVRDDQMEGPECKSHLLDSLCSVRWPDSSVIHLAAAFREIVLSDKELRFVIEKILRTLEIVEVSDIAPLVYQLLLLATKGHKVLVLTGVTSFFNNKHQEPLTMSQQEGSMPDLFPTEGTVLLHISQAIKQNQELGKEFVKCLKAGVNCVSAIIMSPFSIALAMSMARMQRFEDQILDLMKSIVTRRLKDHEKWKSSKWIQEVISEVQDIKEVLLDTVRHSSHGWDMATPGLVQLGFYLMEATVKGGTSDGGVADQVCGLGSSMLQMVFKLHRVAQQEILSRLLNKIITGGTTPAVQYYFSLFHSILSSELQVVLDSLHQVKEAVSYLSLLPPPAASGLLQTLQPLVKISPSFRDSLLLVLRKSLFSRQPEARKSALTGYMQLLSSEGVASSVQPNWQLCSSQMPSSSSSSTSEALCYEILGVLRRCLSQQDTVRVALYEGLADIYQNSDNLQEPILTLLMGQFNHYYQPDKDTLPPVELGSCVTVSHGEATRVEPLDYLLQSIQSCVACSLHQSSPEDEMSDFVAHAKRVLNDLLDRMVRCEVDDFEIDQSADYSISHSVGMKNVMRCSIVAGVYETLLEYAFITGEKSMESSQHVLKMFRGYQIVTNILKEKGVIPGGSKKGASSKAHKAPHSMLSLKGLATMLTALLSDELPAHQPGLGLLRESNALRTYLLTTALQAVQTFAASGTTINQASSTSDAIATIGRCFYKLIGGRVLGPQSGQSKKDKGKPLVVMSLEGLSQLLTVMCSKGVDQLCHFLSSLDDVMRDSDQQAIIHHYIRHFQHYINSSVAGEATVLSSKEAQSLVTLIGTLSTKLDSSQRLEQVHSWVKSVCTEWNLENDIHLTKSLLHLMFVTSSRLSPDLPILHQLSQDVHYQLGDIEEDVVVDENKNFSIVTPRTSEGCVLAIIYQQTEQALEVVDWFISHLKAENSLRSLAVVDLTSLREVEGEEPIGMICDRLSQIVSVLHNMVRSADVPSKSRSQELFKCLQKFYGIVEQLTKHHYTLYCQSHLEIGDNFRQLIEQVGSKLSQQVYAYITYKESMEVQAEPQETRGKKKGKGTSKSGPGKSSVKRDLRCIPELIYAIEQFEKELIKLGKKIKENLLSHFKRSTARDFRIDGTTVNAILQGQADDEEGDSGSGGDNPKAKRLKLSIASDSPTD, encoded by the exons ATGGCGGTAACATCAAAAAGGACCGGGCTAAGTccaatgaagaagaaaaacacCCCAGTGAAGAACACCCCTGTATTATCTCCTGATCAG GTTGTTAATAAATTAGAGTCATGCAGGAAGGCCAATGGTGACTTCCTTCAAGTAATTGAGGATATTCTACAAG GTAACCCAGCAGATAAGCTGGAGTCATACCAGACCATTAAGACACTGTACACTCACTGTATTGAGGTGCTGAACATGCATAAACTCACCAACCAG TGTGTCAGGGATATTACTGGGAAATTGTGTATTGAA TTGGCTAGTGTACCAATCAGACTCCTTGTTGAGTTAGCTGAGCTGATCACTGATTGTGTGAAGTGGGGAAAGGCATCGAATGGGAG GTCAATTGAGTTTCTTCCTAAAATACTATCACTGATCTCCATGGCAACCACTGTGCCTGTTAGAG ATGATCAGATGGAGGGTCCAGAGTGCAAGAGTCACTTGTTGGACTCTTTGTGTAGTGTGAG GTGGCCGGACAGCAGCGTGATTCATTTGGCTGCTGCCTTCAG GGAGATTGTGTTGTCTGATAAAGAGCTGAGGTTTGTGATTGAGAAGATTTTGAG GACTCTTGAGATAGTGGAAGTGTCAGACATTGCTCCTTTGGTTTACCAGCTGCTACTCTTAGCAACCAAG GGACACAAGGTGCTAGTCCTGACTGGAGTGACCTCATTCTTCAATAACAAACACCAGGAACCTCTCACCATGAGTCAACAAGAAGG GTCGATGCCGGACTTATTTCCCACAGAGGGGACAGTGCTACTACACATCAGTCAGGCTATTAAACAGAACCAG GAATTAGGCAAGGAGTTTGTAAAGTGTCTGAAG GCTGGTGTGAACTGTGTCAGTGCTATAATTATGTCTCCATTCTCCATTGCTCTGGCCATGTCTATGGCCCGCATGCAGCGATTTGAGGACCAG ATTCTTGATCTCATGAAGTCAATTGTCACTCGTAGGCTGAAGGATCACGAAAAGTGGAAAAGCTCCAAATGGATACAAG AAGTCATCTCTGAGGTGCAGGACATCAAAGAAGTGTTGCTAGATACTGTACGACACAG TTCTCATGGATGGGACATGGCCACTCCAGGTCTAGTACAACTTGGTTTCTATCTCATGGAGGCCACTGTAAAGGGTGGCACATCAG ATGGGGGTGTGGCTGATCAGGTGTGTGGGCTGGGTTCCAGCATGCTGCAGATGGTGTTCAAGCTACACAGAGTGGCCCAGCAGGAGATCCTCAGTAGACTACTCAACAAGATCATCACAGGAGGAACCACACCTGCTGTACAATACTACTTCA GTTTGTTCCACTCCATACTGTCATCAGAGTTACAAGTTgtgctggactctctacatcaG GTAAAGGAGGCTGTTAGTTACCTGTCGTTACTACCCCCACCAGCTGCCAGTGGACTACTACAAACATTGCAG CCACTGGTGAAGATTAGCCCATCATTCAGGGATTCTCTACTACTGGTGTTGAGGAAGTCATTATTCTCAAG ACAGCCTGAGGCTAGGAAGTCAGCCCTGACTGGTTACATGCAGTTGTTGAGCTCAGAGGGTGTGGCTAGCTCTGTGCAACCTAACTGGCAATTGTGCAGCAGTCAG ATgccatcatcgtcatcatcatcaaccAGTGAGGCACTTTGTTATGAGATACTAGGGGTGCTGAGGAGGTGTTTGTCTCAACAAGACACTGTCAGGGTGGCTCTCTATGAG GGACTCGCTGATATCTACCAGAATAGTGATAACCTGCAGGAACCCATATTGACCTTGTTGATGGGTCAG TTCAACCACTACTATCAGCCAGACAAGGACACACTACCCCCAGTGGAGTTGGGCTCGTGTGTCACTGTGTCACATGGAGAAGCTACCAGGGTGGAGCCCCTG GATTATCTGCTGCAAAGTATCCAATCGTGTGTGGCCTGTTCTTTACATCAGAGCTCGCCGGAGGATGAAA TGTCAGATTTTGTGGCACATGCCAAACGAGTCCTTAATGATCTGTTGGACAGGATGGTCAGGTGTGAAGTAGATGACTTTGAAATT GACCAGTCCGCTGATTATTCTATTAGTCACAGTGTTGGAATGAAGAATGTGATGAGGTGTAGTATTGTAGCTGGAGTGTATGAAACTCTGCTGGAGTATGCTTTCATCACAGGAGAGAAAAG TATGGAATCATCGCAACATGTTTTGAAGATGTTTAGAGGCTACCAGATTGTGACAAATATACTTAAGGAAAAGGGAGTCATTCCTGGAG GTTCAAAGAAAGGTGCATCATCTAAAGCACACAAGGCTCCTCACTCAATGTTGTCACTCAAAGGATTAGCTACCATGTTAACAGCATTACTAAG TGATGAGTTACCAGCCCACCAACCAGGACTGGGGTTGTTAAGAGAGAGTAATGCACTTCGTACCTACTTACTGACTACAGCACTACAGGCTGTCCAGACA TTTGCGGCCAGTGGGACAACCATTAATCAGGCTTCATCAACCAGTGATGCTATAGCAACCATTGGGAG ATGTTTCTACAAGCTGATAGGAGGTCGTGTGTTAGGCCCCCAATCTGGTCAGAGTAAGAAGGACAAG GGAAAGCCTCTGGTTGTAATGAGCCTGGAGGGACTGTCCCAGCTGTTGACGGTTATGTGCTCTAAGGGTGTGGACCAGTTATGTCACTTCCTGTCTTCCCTTGATGATGTCATGAGAGATAGTGACCAACAGGCTATCATACATCACTATATTAGGCACTTCCAG CACTACATCAACAGTTCAGTGGCAGGGGAGGCTACAGTACTGAGCAGTAAAGAGGCACAGTCACTGGTTACTCTGATAGGAACACTGTCTACTAAACTGGACTCTTCCCAAAGA CTTGAACAGGTGCATAGCTGGGTGAAGAGTGTCTGCACAGAATGGAATCTGG AGAATGACATCCACCTTACCAAATCACTACTTCACCTCATGTTTGTTACTTCATCACGATTATCACCTGATCTCCCTATA CTACATCAACTATCACAAGATGTCCACTATCAACTGGGAGACATTGAAGAG GATGTTGTGGTTGATGAGAATAAAAACTTCAGTATTGTGACACCTCGGACATCAGAGGGGTGTGTTCTG GCAATTATTTACCAACAAACTGAGCAAGCATTGGAGGTTGTCGATTGGTTTATTTCTCACCTCAAGGCAGAGAATTCACTACGTAGTCTCGCAGTAGTGG ACTTGACATCTCTACGAGAGGTGGAAGGGGAGGAACCCATAGGAATGATATGTGATCGTCTAAGTCAGATAGTCAGTGTCCTACACAACATGGTGAGATCTGCTGATGTCCCCAGTAAGAGCAGATCACAAGAATTGTTCAAGTGTCTTCAGAAATTCTACGGCATTGTTGAACAGCTAACAAAGCAT CATTACACTTTGTACTGTCAGAGCCATCTGGAAATAGGGGACAACTTCAGACAACTG ATTGAACAAGTTGGCAGTAAACTGTCTCAACAAGTGTACGCCTATATCACTTATAAGGAG AGCATGGAAGTACAAGCAGAACCACAAGAAACCAGGGGAAAGAAGAAAGGAAAAGGAACATCAAAAAGTGGCCCTGGAAAG TCTAGTGTAAAGCGAGACCTGCGGTGTATTCCAGAGCTAATCTATGCCATTGAGCAGTTTGAGAAGGAACTAATCAAGTTGGGAAAGAAGATAAAG GAGAATCTGTTAAGCCATTTCAAGAGAAGCACTGCACGTGACTTCAGGATAGATGGTACTACAGTCAATGCCATCCTGCAGGGCCAAGCTGATGATGAG GAAGGAGATAGTGGCAGTGGAGGGGACAACCCTAAGGCTAAGAGGTTAAAACTAAGTATAGCATCTGATTCACCAACTGATTAA